The Candidatus Micropelagos thuwalensis genome has a window encoding:
- a CDS encoding SDR family oxidoreductase has product MTKTVLITGAAHRIGRAVALGLAEDSWKVIIHYSNSGQAANELAQNITEKGGNAVTLQANLADALETASLISHAVEIAGPLSALINNASVFERDEVTTLSDDSWDMHLNVNLKAPAILMRDFAKQAQAGSNIINIIDQRVWRLNPDFISYTVSKTGLWTLTQTFAQALAEQQIRVNGIGPGPTLANQRQNPEEFEKQTRLVPLGKGANPQDIIDGVRYILSAQAMTGQMIALDGGQHLAWKTPDVTEVIE; this is encoded by the coding sequence ATGACTAAAACAGTTTTAATAACAGGCGCCGCACATCGTATTGGTCGCGCCGTTGCGCTGGGGCTGGCTGAGGATAGCTGGAAAGTGATTATTCACTACAGCAACTCTGGTCAGGCGGCTAATGAGCTGGCCCAAAATATTACTGAGAAAGGCGGCAATGCGGTGACGCTGCAAGCGAATTTGGCTGATGCCTTAGAAACTGCAAGTCTCATTTCTCACGCTGTGGAAATTGCAGGTCCTTTATCTGCTTTAATTAATAACGCGTCGGTTTTTGAGCGCGACGAGGTAACAACTCTATCAGATGATAGCTGGGATATGCATTTGAATGTGAATTTAAAAGCACCAGCAATATTAATGCGGGACTTTGCCAAACAGGCTCAGGCAGGAAGTAATATTATTAATATTATCGACCAACGAGTCTGGCGCTTAAATCCAGACTTTATTAGCTACACGGTCTCCAAAACAGGATTATGGACACTCACTCAGACATTCGCTCAAGCATTGGCAGAACAACAGATACGCGTCAATGGTATCGGCCCCGGCCCAACCCTGGCAAACCAAAGACAAAACCCTGAGGAGTTTGAAAAACAAACACGACTAGTTCCGCTTGGTAAAGGTGCAAATCCACAAGACATTATTGATGGGGTGAGATATATATTGTCTGCACAGGCCATGACAGGCCAAATGATTGCCCTTGATGGTGGACAACACCTCGCCTGGAAAACACCGGATGTAACTGAAGTTATTGAATAA
- the folB gene encoding dihydroneopterin aldolase — MNKPLASKLTVTPETNVFANAPAGLMHVFVHDYKLMASIGIHPHEKINKQNIIVSVDLSIEDNAVSSPADVPQQISDVVCYENITNLISDLVEHKHIDLVEQLAEEIAQLCLNLPRVTLARVKVAKPDAIETAGSVGVTIERFKTF, encoded by the coding sequence ATGAATAAACCCTTAGCTTCCAAACTTACCGTCACACCGGAAACGAATGTTTTTGCCAATGCGCCAGCAGGTCTGATGCATGTCTTTGTCCATGACTACAAACTAATGGCTTCGATTGGTATTCACCCTCATGAAAAAATAAATAAGCAAAACATTATTGTCTCTGTAGATTTGAGCATCGAGGATAATGCGGTTTCATCACCCGCCGATGTGCCTCAACAAATTTCTGATGTTGTGTGCTATGAAAACATCACAAACCTGATTTCTGATTTGGTGGAGCACAAACACATTGATCTGGTCGAACAACTTGCCGAAGAAATTGCTCAGCTCTGTCTTAATTTACCGCGCGTAACGCTTGCCCGCGTAAAAGTTGCCAAACCAGATGCAATAGAGACGGCAGGTTCAGTCGGTGTAACAATTGAACGCTTTAAAACTTTCTAA
- the uvrC gene encoding excinuclease ABC subunit UvrC, with the protein MNMQNTSETDPPIGTNLIKAKVKTLPNGPGVYRMLGSNDDVLYVGKAKNLKNRVSSYTRISGHSNRIANMIRLTHNMEFIRTQTEADALLLEANLIQKFKPRFNVLMRDDKSLPYILLADDHIIPQITKHRGSRKRKGDYFGPFASPGAVNRTLNTLQKAFLLRSCSDSVYDSRTRPCLLHQIKRCSAPCTNEISPQDYSLLVKQARQFLSGSNQDIQGELAQQMQAASDVQDFELAAEYRDRIRALTYIQSTTDVFARTIEEADIISLAQEGGQSCIQVFFFRAGRNLGNKAYFPRHDKDTPSEEVLESFIIQFYENRQAPRKILLNLTLPSKSLLEEALSLKQDYKVNLTTPKRGEKADIVAHTEQNAREALARKLSETASQQNLLSAVAETFDIEGPIRRIEVFDNSHLGGTNQLGGMIVATEDGFVKNQYRKFNIKNADSVPGDDYAMMQEVLTRRYERMVREENADSSNRPDLILIDGGKGQLGIARKVMAELGLDIPLIGIAKGPDRNAGREQFFMPGRDVFNLPPNSPVLYYLQRLRDEAHRFAIGGHRIKRKKDIRANPLDDISGIGAKRKKALLHHFGSAKAVMRASLADLIRVEGISAGIAQHIYDHFNGEGS; encoded by the coding sequence ATGAATATGCAGAACACATCAGAAACCGATCCACCGATCGGCACAAATTTGATTAAAGCCAAGGTTAAAACTCTTCCAAACGGACCGGGGGTTTATCGTATGCTTGGGTCAAATGATGATGTTTTGTATGTTGGTAAGGCAAAAAATCTTAAAAATCGTGTCTCTTCCTATACGCGCATCAGCGGTCACTCCAACCGTATCGCAAATATGATACGCCTCACGCACAATATGGAATTTATCCGCACCCAAACAGAAGCCGACGCTCTGCTTCTCGAAGCCAATCTTATCCAGAAATTTAAGCCCAGATTTAATGTCTTAATGCGGGATGATAAAAGCCTTCCTTATATTCTACTCGCAGATGATCATATTATTCCGCAAATCACCAAACATCGTGGAAGCCGAAAACGTAAAGGAGACTATTTTGGTCCCTTTGCATCTCCAGGAGCTGTAAACCGAACACTCAATACATTGCAAAAAGCTTTCCTGCTTAGATCTTGCTCTGACAGCGTTTATGATAGTCGGACACGCCCTTGCTTGCTCCATCAAATCAAGCGGTGCAGTGCGCCCTGTACGAATGAAATTTCGCCGCAAGATTATAGTCTGCTGGTTAAACAGGCACGACAATTCCTATCAGGAAGCAATCAGGATATTCAAGGTGAGCTTGCCCAGCAAATGCAAGCAGCAAGTGATGTTCAAGACTTTGAACTCGCAGCGGAATATCGAGATCGTATCCGCGCCCTAACATATATTCAATCCACCACGGATGTATTTGCACGCACTATTGAGGAAGCCGACATTATTTCGCTTGCTCAAGAAGGTGGGCAAAGCTGTATTCAGGTGTTTTTTTTCCGCGCAGGGCGCAACCTCGGCAATAAGGCTTATTTCCCCCGCCATGATAAAGACACACCATCAGAAGAAGTTTTAGAGTCATTTATTATTCAGTTTTATGAGAATAGACAGGCACCAAGAAAAATTCTGCTTAACCTCACCTTGCCCAGCAAAAGCCTTTTAGAGGAAGCACTGAGTTTAAAACAAGATTACAAAGTCAATCTGACCACACCAAAGCGAGGTGAAAAAGCTGATATTGTCGCGCATACGGAACAAAATGCGAGAGAGGCATTGGCGCGCAAATTGTCTGAAACAGCAAGCCAACAAAATCTCTTATCAGCAGTCGCTGAAACTTTCGATATTGAAGGCCCGATACGCCGCATTGAAGTTTTTGACAACAGTCACCTTGGCGGGACTAATCAGCTCGGGGGGATGATTGTCGCAACTGAGGACGGTTTTGTTAAAAATCAATATCGTAAATTCAACATCAAAAATGCAGATAGCGTCCCTGGCGATGATTATGCAATGATGCAAGAAGTTCTCACGCGGCGATATGAGCGCATGGTTCGCGAGGAAAATGCAGATAGTTCAAATCGTCCGGATCTGATTTTGATTGATGGGGGCAAGGGTCAGCTTGGCATTGCCAGAAAGGTAATGGCTGAACTTGGTCTTGATATCCCCTTAATCGGCATTGCCAAAGGGCCAGACAGAAATGCAGGCCGTGAACAATTTTTCATGCCGGGGCGTGATGTTTTTAACCTACCCCCCAATTCACCGGTATTATATTATCTCCAGCGATTGCGCGATGAGGCACATAGATTTGCTATTGGCGGACATCGCATCAAAAGAAAAAAAGATATTAGAGCGAATCCGTTAGATGATATTTCTGGTATTGGGGCAAAACGTAAAAAAGCCCTGTTGCATCATTTTGGTTCTGCTAAAGCTGTTATGCGAGCCTCATTAGCAGACCTCATCAGGGTTGAGGGTATTAGTGCTGGTATCGCACAACATATATATGATCATTTTAACGGCGAGGGTTCATAA
- the pgsA gene encoding CDP-diacylglycerol--glycerol-3-phosphate 3-phosphatidyltransferase, with amino-acid sequence MLKLLPNFLTLFRIFMIPALVIVYLIPGPLGHWLAVLIFYLAAITDYLDGWLARKLEATSEFGRMLDPIADKLMVVAVIIILIEFRDINGIHTLAAGLIILREILISWFREYLTDRGVTLAVSHIAKFKTTIQMIALGILLLGEAGEMISPFIQEIGLVLFWTATLFTLWTAIDYLSEGMRLLKEKNS; translated from the coding sequence GTGCTGAAACTTCTTCCAAACTTTCTAACGCTGTTCAGAATTTTTATGATCCCGGCTCTCGTGATTGTTTATCTCATCCCCGGGCCTTTGGGGCATTGGCTTGCCGTTTTGATATTCTACCTGGCAGCAATCACAGACTATCTTGATGGATGGCTCGCACGCAAACTTGAAGCAACCTCAGAGTTTGGGCGTATGCTTGACCCAATTGCCGATAAATTAATGGTTGTTGCGGTTATTATCATTCTTATTGAATTCAGAGATATTAACGGCATCCATACCCTCGCCGCCGGTCTCATAATTCTGAGAGAGATTTTAATCTCATGGTTTCGTGAATATTTAACAGATCGCGGTGTAACACTTGCCGTATCTCATATTGCAAAATTTAAAACCACCATACAAATGATTGCTTTGGGCATTTTACTTTTGGGTGAGGCCGGAGAGATGATAAGCCCGTTTATTCAGGAAATTGGGCTTGTGTTATTTTGGACGGCAACACTCTTTACTCTTTGGACAGCTATAGACTATCTATCCGAAGGCATGAGGCTTCTTAAAGAAAAAAATAGCTAG
- a CDS encoding branched-chain amino acid aminotransferase codes for MGISFDQMDGHIWFNGEFVPWADARIHVLSHGLHYASCVFEGERAYEGKIFKLREHTERLFYSARELGFDIPYSIEDIDAACEEALKINNLTNAYIRPVAWRGSEMMGVSAQENKINVAIAVWEWPSYFNPDEIKKGIRLDIASYKRPSPETAPCHAKAAGLYMICTLSKHAAEKKGYADALMYDYRGHVAEATGANVFFIQDGKIHTPIADCFLDGITRRTVIDLAKEKGVEVIERVIMPDELDGFEECFITGTAAEVTPVSEIGPHRFTPSEISFDLMTRYAALTRGQ; via the coding sequence TTGGGTATCTCATTCGATCAAATGGACGGTCATATTTGGTTTAACGGTGAATTTGTACCGTGGGCTGATGCACGCATACATGTTTTATCACATGGTTTGCATTATGCCTCTTGTGTGTTTGAGGGCGAGCGTGCCTATGAGGGGAAAATTTTCAAACTCCGTGAGCATACGGAAAGGCTTTTTTATTCTGCCCGGGAGCTCGGATTTGATATACCTTACAGCATTGAAGACATTGATGCCGCTTGTGAGGAAGCACTAAAAATAAATAATCTCACCAATGCCTATATCCGCCCAGTTGCCTGGCGTGGCAGTGAAATGATGGGTGTATCCGCGCAGGAAAATAAAATTAATGTAGCGATAGCTGTCTGGGAGTGGCCCTCTTATTTTAACCCTGACGAAATCAAAAAAGGCATCCGCCTGGATATTGCGAGCTATAAGCGGCCTTCACCGGAAACCGCACCGTGCCATGCCAAAGCGGCTGGTCTGTATATGATTTGTACGCTTTCCAAACATGCCGCTGAAAAAAAAGGTTATGCCGATGCCCTGATGTATGATTATCGGGGGCACGTTGCTGAGGCGACTGGAGCTAACGTTTTTTTCATTCAGGACGGAAAGATTCATACGCCGATAGCTGATTGCTTTCTTGATGGAATTACGCGGCGAACGGTGATTGACCTTGCGAAAGAGAAGGGCGTTGAGGTGATTGAGCGCGTGATTATGCCTGATGAACTTGATGGATTTGAGGAATGTTTTATCACCGGTACAGCTGCAGAGGTGACACCTGTTTCTGAGATTGGGCCACATCGTTTTACGCCAAGTGAGATTAGTTTCGACCTTATGACACGCTATGCGGCATTGACCCGGGGTCAATAA
- a CDS encoding MarR family winged helix-turn-helix transcriptional regulator: protein MSQDNSETLSKKHETPQIGDMSSLGLPQELVEAVELMFFAYRDFVSDPDTILESHGFGRAHHRVLHFVGRRPGMSVSELLHILSITKQSLSRVLKDLIEEKYIIQETDEHDRRIKRLLLSPKGQKLHRNLIDPQIRRFQESLAKSEIGTLEKWQEFMLHLINMETKIDFMDDTGMDK from the coding sequence ATGTCTCAGGATAATTCAGAAACTTTAAGCAAAAAACATGAAACCCCTCAAATTGGTGACATGTCGTCACTTGGCCTTCCTCAGGAATTGGTAGAAGCCGTGGAATTAATGTTTTTCGCCTATAGGGATTTTGTTTCAGACCCGGACACTATTCTTGAAAGCCACGGATTCGGGCGCGCCCATCACCGCGTATTACATTTTGTCGGACGTCGTCCGGGTATGTCAGTATCTGAATTACTCCACATTTTGTCGATTACCAAACAAAGCCTGTCACGTGTTCTGAAAGATTTGATTGAAGAAAAATACATCATCCAAGAAACCGATGAACATGACCGCCGGATAAAAAGGCTTTTATTGTCTCCCAAGGGTCAGAAGTTACATCGTAATTTGATTGATCCTCAAATCCGGCGGTTTCAGGAGTCGCTTGCAAAAAGTGAGATTGGCACATTAGAAAAATGGCAGGAATTCATGCTCCATCTTATAAATATGGAGACTAAAATTGATTTTATGGATGATACAGGAATGGATAAGTAG
- a CDS encoding response regulator: MSEPTEASPHILVVDDDRRIRSLLQKFLSDQGYRASIAANAGEARRKLSLEIFDLIVLDVMMPGETGLELTTVLRKEANYVPILMLTALAEVDDRIEGLRIGADDYLPKPFEPTELLLRIRNILRRQESMPNIADMPEEITFGDCVFKPERGELTKNGERVPLTTREIELMRCFASRGGRIIRREELTGDHENISERAIDVQINRLRRKIEDTPRDPIFLQTVRGAGYILQTD, from the coding sequence ATGAGCGAACCCACCGAAGCATCCCCGCATATTCTCGTCGTTGATGATGACCGACGCATTCGCTCCCTTCTCCAGAAATTTCTCTCTGACCAAGGGTATAGAGCGAGTATTGCGGCAAATGCCGGCGAAGCTAGACGAAAACTCAGCCTCGAAATTTTTGATTTGATTGTTCTTGATGTCATGATGCCAGGGGAAACCGGTCTCGAACTGACAACCGTGCTACGCAAGGAAGCTAATTATGTGCCTATTTTAATGCTTACAGCGTTAGCGGAGGTGGATGACCGGATTGAAGGCTTACGCATTGGAGCGGATGATTATCTGCCAAAACCTTTTGAACCTACAGAGTTGCTTTTGCGTATCCGAAATATTTTACGGCGTCAGGAGTCAATGCCTAATATTGCTGATATGCCGGAAGAAATTACCTTCGGCGATTGTGTTTTCAAGCCTGAAAGAGGCGAATTGACAAAAAACGGTGAACGTGTCCCTCTCACCACACGCGAGATAGAATTAATGCGATGCTTTGCGTCTAGGGGTGGACGCATTATCCGGCGAGAAGAATTAACAGGTGATCATGAAAACATTTCTGAACGTGCCATTGATGTTCAAATCAATAGATTGCGTCGGAAAATTGAGGACACACCAAGAGACCCAATCTTCTTGCAGACAGTCCGAGGCGCTGGATATATTTTACAAACCGATTAG
- a CDS encoding ATP-binding protein: protein MPSGLYSRSLMIIIIPIVLIQIVAGYVFLERHWNTVTKRLSHAVISDLSLLVDLRMGDTQTDDEELIRLADESFEMSIAFLPGETLPEPVPRPFVDLLDDSLSDEIENLVGRPFWLDTVSVGNYVDVRLQLPGEVMRALVLKSKVYATNSHIFIVWMTGTSLFLLAVSIIFLRNQIRPIENLAEAAESFGRGRDIQDFKPSGASEVRQAASAFLDMRDRIKAQIEQRTTMLAGVSHDLRTPLTRLKLQLAMLPRSPEILGLEKDIIEMEDMLEDYLSFAKGFQGEKSLEINIRNLLEEIRESAKLRKPDTDIFLACPPTLHFKVKRRAFKRCLTNLVNNACNHAEEVRIIVKIEDESLNIIISDNGPGIPEESMDQVFRPFFRLDQARNAETGGTGLGLSVARDVARGHGGDIYLSKGTQGGLEATVSVPA from the coding sequence ATGCCGTCAGGACTATATTCACGGTCACTGATGATTATCATCATCCCTATTGTTCTGATACAGATTGTTGCCGGTTATGTCTTCCTTGAGCGTCATTGGAACACTGTTACCAAACGCCTATCCCATGCCGTAATAAGTGACTTGTCATTACTGGTGGATTTACGCATGGGGGATACCCAGACAGATGATGAGGAACTTATCAGGCTTGCAGATGAAAGTTTTGAGATGAGCATCGCATTTTTGCCAGGCGAAACATTACCTGAACCTGTGCCGCGCCCATTTGTAGATCTTCTTGATGACTCTCTTTCTGATGAAATTGAAAATCTGGTTGGACGCCCTTTCTGGCTGGATACAGTTTCCGTCGGTAATTATGTGGATGTGCGCCTTCAACTTCCCGGTGAAGTGATGCGCGCACTGGTCCTTAAAAGTAAGGTATACGCAACAAATTCACATATATTTATTGTTTGGATGACGGGTACGTCTTTATTTCTACTCGCGGTTTCGATTATTTTTCTACGTAACCAAATCCGCCCGATTGAAAATCTGGCCGAGGCGGCTGAAAGCTTTGGTCGAGGCCGTGATATACAAGATTTCAAACCGTCCGGTGCCTCTGAAGTCCGGCAAGCGGCATCAGCTTTTTTGGACATGCGAGATCGTATCAAAGCACAAATTGAACAAAGAACCACGATGCTTGCCGGTGTGAGCCATGATTTAAGAACGCCACTGACACGATTAAAACTGCAACTCGCTATGCTGCCGCGCTCACCAGAAATTCTGGGGCTGGAAAAAGATATCATTGAAATGGAAGACATGCTTGAGGATTATCTATCTTTCGCTAAGGGCTTTCAGGGCGAAAAAAGCCTTGAGATTAATATTCGCAATCTACTGGAAGAAATTCGTGAAAGTGCGAAACTTCGCAAACCAGACACCGATATATTTCTTGCATGCCCGCCAACTTTACATTTCAAAGTAAAACGCCGTGCCTTTAAAAGGTGCCTCACGAACCTCGTCAATAATGCCTGTAACCATGCTGAAGAAGTCCGTATCATTGTAAAAATAGAAGATGAAAGCCTGAATATTATTATTTCAGATAATGGCCCTGGTATTCCCGAAGAGTCCATGGATCAGGTTTTTAGACCATTCTTCCGTCTGGATCAGGCGCGGAATGCAGAGACTGGTGGTACAGGTCTTGGGCTTTCTGTTGCACGCGATGTAGCACGCGGACATGGCGGGGATATTTATCTGTCAAAAGGAACACAAGGCGGCCTAGAGGCCACTGTATCTGTGCCAGCTTGA
- the proC gene encoding pyrroline-5-carboxylate reductase yields the protein MPNSTPILLIGAGKMGQAMLKGWLASDFTSIEVLENFPSDALRSLPIDPNPSTVTINESQTVILAVKPQNYREVLDEHQANIHPEAMVISILAGISIEALQNALPKRSIVRAMPNTPATVSQGLTALCAADDISDAHKNVATSLMQAVGEVVWVENESMMDSVTAVSGSGPAYLFHFVEALTAAAIDIGFAPEMAETFARKTIIGSAALLESSTENAAQLRENVTSKGGTTQAALDVLMADAGLQSIMLEAVKAAKKRSEELSKI from the coding sequence ATGCCTAATAGCACGCCAATACTCCTTATCGGTGCTGGCAAAATGGGTCAGGCCATGCTTAAAGGCTGGCTCGCCTCAGACTTTACCTCAATTGAAGTGCTGGAGAATTTCCCCTCAGATGCGCTCAGATCATTACCAATTGACCCGAATCCGTCCACGGTAACTATTAATGAAAGTCAGACCGTTATTCTTGCCGTAAAGCCGCAAAATTACCGCGAGGTTCTTGACGAACACCAAGCCAATATTCATCCCGAAGCGATGGTTATTTCCATTCTGGCGGGAATTTCGATTGAAGCCTTGCAAAATGCGTTGCCCAAACGGAGTATTGTTCGTGCCATGCCTAATACGCCGGCAACCGTCAGTCAGGGACTGACGGCATTATGTGCGGCTGATGATATTTCTGATGCCCATAAAAACGTCGCTACAAGCCTGATGCAGGCTGTCGGGGAGGTTGTCTGGGTTGAGAATGAGTCCATGATGGACTCTGTCACAGCAGTGAGCGGTAGTGGTCCTGCCTATCTGTTTCATTTTGTTGAGGCACTGACAGCGGCGGCAATAGATATTGGTTTTGCGCCCGAAATGGCAGAAACATTTGCCCGAAAGACGATTATAGGCTCAGCAGCATTATTGGAGAGTTCTACGGAAAATGCGGCTCAATTGCGCGAGAATGTAACCTCAAAAGGTGGGACAACGCAAGCGGCATTGGATGTGCTGATGGCTGACGCAGGGTTGCAGTCAATCATGCTGGAGGCTGTTAAAGCGGCAAAAAAACGATCAGAAGAATTATCCAAAATCTAG
- a CDS encoding YbjN domain-containing protein: protein MILAEAQDIQISEHPIDAMEKLAAAYEWPSERGTEDDMNICVSGKYCDLHMAISWRSDLGGLHLACVLDTKVPTAKRNDVCDLIAQINEQLWLGHFDIWSGDGAVLFRNTLMVSGEGLSETQCEGLLNHAVTTCEQFFPAFQYLIWAGHDAQRALEVCMFETKGDA, encoded by the coding sequence ATGATCCTAGCTGAAGCTCAAGACATCCAAATCTCCGAACACCCCATAGACGCTATGGAAAAGCTGGCGGCTGCCTATGAGTGGCCGAGCGAGCGCGGGACCGAAGATGACATGAATATTTGTGTCTCAGGTAAATATTGCGATTTGCATATGGCGATTAGTTGGCGTTCAGATTTAGGTGGACTGCATCTGGCCTGTGTTCTGGACACGAAAGTACCAACAGCAAAAAGAAATGATGTTTGCGACCTGATTGCGCAAATTAATGAGCAATTATGGCTTGGACATTTTGATATTTGGTCTGGCGACGGCGCGGTTTTATTCCGAAACACACTGATGGTTAGCGGCGAAGGCCTCAGTGAAACGCAATGTGAGGGGCTGTTAAATCATGCTGTGACGACTTGTGAGCAATTCTTCCCCGCTTTCCAATATCTCATTTGGGCAGGACATGACGCTCAGAGAGCCCTTGAGGTCTGCATGTTTGAAACCAAGGGCGATGCCTAA
- a CDS encoding accessory factor UbiK family protein, whose product MSQAREKIVDDFVKLMMGAVGTAQGMQEEAASLMRSRLETTIRKLDLVSREEFDVVAEMAQQARQENEALTKRLEELERGLAKESPSTVKKVTRKKPSTAKKSSSE is encoded by the coding sequence ATGAGTCAGGCACGTGAAAAAATTGTTGATGATTTTGTCAAACTTATGATGGGTGCTGTGGGGACTGCCCAAGGCATGCAAGAGGAAGCCGCTTCATTGATGCGTTCGCGGCTGGAAACCACTATTCGTAAGCTTGATTTGGTATCTCGTGAAGAATTTGATGTTGTTGCCGAGATGGCGCAACAAGCGCGTCAAGAAAATGAAGCTTTGACTAAGCGTCTTGAAGAACTTGAGCGTGGTTTGGCTAAAGAAAGCCCTTCAACAGTTAAAAAAGTGACTCGAAAAAAACCGTCAACAGCAAAGAAGTCATCTTCTGAGTGA
- the lgt gene encoding prolipoprotein diacylglyceryl transferase, whose protein sequence is MPFPDIDPIIFQIGPFALRWYALAYMIGLIGGWYYMLSLAPNTSIYEQYDKDEASPLDDLLLWLTIGTILGGRLGYVIFYNPGYYLDNPGQILAVWEGGMAFHGGFLGVTIAVLIYAYKHNINPLSLGDLIASATPIGLFFGRIANFINSELWGRQTEFTLGVIFPNGGPLPRHPSQLYEAFLEGLLLFIVLAFLCRRTNAPQKPGLIMGIFIAGYGLSRMIVEQFFREPDAHIGYLVGGTTMGFWLSLPMLIAGLFFVYLATRKRQQIKSDE, encoded by the coding sequence ATGCCATTTCCTGATATTGATCCGATAATTTTCCAAATAGGCCCATTTGCTTTACGCTGGTATGCATTGGCTTATATGATCGGTCTTATTGGAGGCTGGTATTACATGCTGTCTCTTGCGCCAAATACATCCATTTATGAACAATATGACAAAGACGAAGCTTCTCCGCTGGATGATTTACTCCTCTGGCTAACCATCGGCACCATTCTTGGGGGACGGCTTGGATATGTCATATTTTATAACCCCGGCTATTACCTTGACAACCCCGGACAAATTCTTGCGGTCTGGGAGGGAGGCATGGCCTTTCATGGCGGTTTTCTCGGGGTGACTATTGCGGTACTGATCTACGCCTATAAGCACAACATCAACCCGTTATCGCTGGGTGACTTAATCGCTTCGGCTACACCCATAGGATTATTCTTTGGACGGATTGCCAATTTTATCAATAGCGAATTATGGGGACGACAAACCGAATTTACCCTTGGTGTTATTTTTCCAAATGGTGGCCCCCTACCGCGACACCCTAGTCAACTTTACGAAGCATTTTTAGAGGGATTACTGCTTTTTATAGTGCTGGCTTTTCTTTGCCGGCGCACAAATGCCCCACAAAAGCCGGGCCTCATAATGGGTATATTTATCGCCGGTTATGGCCTGTCACGCATGATTGTCGAGCAATTTTTCCGCGAACCTGACGCGCATATAGGGTATCTCGTAGGCGGAACGACGATGGGTTTCTGGCTATCTCTGCCCATGCTGATTGCCGGATTATTTTTTGTTTATCTCGCAACCCGGAAAAGACAGCAAATCAAATCAGATGAATGA